ATATCTTCCGATTCTTatcgttttcttcttcatcctccCACTTCAGCCAAAGCAACACTCCTCTTCTCATCACTCATCactttccaaaataaaaaagaaaagaaaaaaatggcgtCGAAGCTTCACATATTTACAGGATTACCCCCGGCgccatttcattcttcttcttcgtcgtCTACCTCGCTAACCAAGAAACCTCCTCTCACCACTTCCTTCTTCGGCAACGGAGGTAACACGTGCTTTATTATCCTACGATTCGTTGAAATTAACTTATTCACTAACTTCGATTGTTCTTGTGCTTGAAGTTGTGAAGCTTAGAGGAGTGAGGGTTGTGAAGCCTCTGCGATCTTCCTGTTCCACGAATGGAGGTGGAGCACTTGGTACTCGAATGAACCTGTTTGATAGATTCGCCAGAGTTGTGAAGGTGAATAACACGAACACTGCGaatttttttatgtgaaaataTTTAGGTTTAGATTTAATATTCTCATTGTTATTTATCGTTATGGTTAGATTTTGTCATCTTAGTAATGCAGTCGTACGCAAATGCAATCATTAGTACATTTGAAGATCCGGAGAAGATATTGGAGCAAGCCGTGCTTGAGATGAACGATGACTTGACCAAAATGCGTCAAGCTACAGCACAAGTCAGTTACTCCGTTTTGTTTCTTCagaattatttgtttttgttgcttcgttgtttttatttgcttgttttgaatattttttatgacaagacattagttttttatttttatccccacaaaaaaaaaggagaaaaaagaagCTATTGGGAACTATTTGAGGTTGAGCTATAGCAGTTGAAAGCTGAAAAgacgttaaaaaaaaaaaaaagaaacaatgcTTATGTGGTTTTATTTACTTCATATTCTATCTTAAGGTGTTGGCATCTCAAAAGCGGTTGGAAAATAAATACAAAGCAGCAGAACAAGCTTCTGAAGAGTGGTAATGTATGAAAgaattattatcttaatttactTATGACCTTATGTGTATAAATACCACTTTGTGCTTTAAATATGATGTAGGTACCGTAAAGCACAACTTGCTCTTCAGAAAGGTGAGGAAGATCTTGCCCGTGAAGCACTTAAAAGACGCAAATCTTATGCAGTACGTTCCCTTTTCCTCTGGGGGACTTTTGCTCTTTTGAGTTACTAGTTTTTGGAgaggatttttttttacatataggGATGTGCAAATAATCAAATGaagttttgttttttaatttcctttcctTGTTAAACGCGGTAGTATTTTTTCCTCCCTTCCTttgattaattgaattgaaaCATTTTTTACTTATACTTGCTATGGTTCCCATTCATACAAGCATGTCTTAAAGCTCGATGGGAACTCCTTTGTCTACCCAAGTGATGTATTGCTGTATCAAATTCTCTTTCCTGCAAGCATGCCTAACTCTTCTTTTTGTTGTGTACGCAAGTGATTTATTATAATAGTCAAATGTATATGTCTATGATGTGAATTGACTATTACGGTTGTCATGTCCTGTTATAAGGTTTTGTGATTATCTGATGTTAGTTCAAATTTCTTCAGTAGTGAAAAGACCTTTTAATACTTAATATCTGTGAAGtgattttgtttatatatttcAATTCATTATTATAATAAGGTTGTCTTATTATATGCTTCTTATATATTGCAGGATAATGCTAGTTCTTTGAAAGCCCAACTTGATCAACAAAAGAGTGTTGTTGACAATCTTGTCTCCAATACACGGGTAAATGTTATTCTTTGTTGGTacattaaaagtattttttgaaGCACTTTGATGAATTGCAGTGCTGCCTCTTTGAATGTCACTCTGGATTAGTATTGATTATTGGGATCTATGTTCCTAGAACCTTACTAGATTGTTACACACCTTGGTTTCCTTAGGATGGATAGCTGTTATGTGTGTTTTCTCCAATCCTAGGTGTACCTACCTATAGAGTACCTGTATGTGTGAAGCTTATGTTACCTTCTTGTTTTCTTTCTACCATCTCAATGATGATGTCTAGGAAAACCCTAGTCTTAACCTATTGAGTTGTTGGGCTTCCACTAAGGTTCAACATCCGATTGGATATGAAATTCTCCATTCCTGTGATTGTATGATAAATCTGGGTTAGCTATGAAGTTTCAAGTAAATTATATTgagtatattaatataaaacagGAAATGGCTGAAAGAAATAGGCATAAGGATATGAATATGAGTGCGAAAGGAAGAGAAGTAATCCACTTGGGTTTTGAATATTAATGTAAATCCTAATGAATGAAAGTGGGCCTATAATGCTAATGTCAATAatgcattttaaattttgttgaaaagaagaaattcTTTAATATATTCGAGCTTTGTGTACTAGACCAATAATTTATGGTCTCATCATTTATTAAAGTCTAATTTTATTTCTAGCTAATTATAAGTAGCCCAGTGTTCGAATTGGGTGCATCAGGttggttcaataatttattgatGTTAATTTGTGTGCTGGATGTGGACACAATGCTGTATTTCTGCTGCTTTGTAAGAAATTGCATCTTCCCAGAATCCCATAAGCTGTTGAAAATTGTTGGgctattttaattataacgcaggatttttttgttataactAGTGATGTAAGTTTATCCCATTTTTGCTTTGTTAATTGCTTGTAGCTTCTGGAGAGTAAGATACAGGAGGCGAGATCAAAGAAGGATACTCTGAAAGCAAGAGCTCAATCTGCAAAGTTTGTCCAAACCATTTTCTGATTGACTCGCATTTTATTACAGTCTATTCCTAATCCCTTTTAATCCTGGTTGTTGATTAATGTTCCTTTAGGACTTCAACCAAGGTGAGTGAGATGCTGGGAAATGTCAATACAAGTGGTGCTCTGTCTGCTTTTGAAAAAATGGAAGAGAAAGGTGAATAAAAATTATTGACATTACTCATTAGTTGTTCgggaatataaatatataataataccaTGCTGGTCTATTCTTGATGTATGCCCTTGCTTAAATTGGATTGACAGAAAGATATTAATGGTTCTATGCTTTGTATCCTGCTCCCCTTTCctatatgatatatatataatctgaTATCTTGAAGCTTCTAGTGGTTCAAAATATTTGACATTTGCATTCATTTCAACAATCTGAATAGTTTTATTTGCATATTCACGAGTTATTACGATTATGCTGAACACATACCCTGTGTTTTATAGATTTTATGCCCTTATGTGTGTGCTATTCTTATTTCTTAAATTGTTGTAGTTCATGTAATTGTAGTCAAAATATATGGTAACAGAAGTTTGTGAGTAATTTATGAGTAAAACTGAAGTTGGTATAGTTGGACATGATAAGTGCCTAATCAATATGTGAATAGTAGCTCAATTGGAAATGGCATGTATGCCAGAGCCATTTGCATGAAATTTCTATGTgctttttattatatatgaaaTATAAGATTATTTTCTtcgtatttattttatgttatcttGATAGTGATGGCAATGGAGTCCCAAGCTGAAGCTCTTGGCCAGTTAACAAGTGATGATCTTGAAGGGAAGGTAGGTAACTTTTGTGTACCATGTAACGTTCAAGTTTGTATATATAGTTACATGTTGAGcttgtgaaagaaaaaaaaaaaataaagccagCCTAGGTTTATAAAATGTATTGAtgttctaataataataatggaaaatataATCTTCTAAAATATTATCATAGCTATGTTCATTGTGTTTGTCACTGGGTTAGTATATAAATGCCTGCTAATGGGATTCCAAAGGTAGTTATGCTAATTTGCCCAGTTCAACTCCCttggaaattttgaaaatcaccTCTTGAGAAGTTCTTCCTTAGGAAAATTGACACCGGAGTTCCAATGATTATGTTACAAACTTTtctattgtaaatattttcctttggttaattatgatttgagtaaggCTCAGAACCACTAAACCACAGGATAACTCTAATTTCCAAATGTGTTTGGATTGATTGTCTGAGTTGGTGGTGAAATTGATTGATTCTCTTGAGTCTTATCTAGGGCCTCATCATcccttgatctttaaattcatgAAATTTGTGAAGTTTGAAGTTGCAAAGGCtgtacaatttattttttgatttttttggaaTTATGAATTCCCCCCCAACATGAACACATCAACTGTTGATTTTTGCAGTTTGCAATGCTAGAGAGCTCATCAGTTGATGATGACCTTGCAAATCTGAAGAAAGAACTCTCTGTTGGCTCGAAGGTATGCTTCGAATGACTGTTATCTTTCTCCAATATCATTATATCAAGATAAACTAAGTGAAGGGAGAGAAATTGTTTAGTTCCCACATGCTATATATCTTTTTAACTATTCATTCTTTAACTGTTTGCTTGAAGCAGAAAGGAGAGCTTCCCCCTGGAAGAAGTAGCACAACTAGCGCCAACACCGGAATCCCATTTCGAGATGTTGAGATAGAAAGGGAGCTTGATCAATTGAGGCAAAGAGCAAAGGATTTTTAAAAGGCATGGAATCTTTTTTTCGTTTCTTCGTATTTCATGCTTGAATTTCGTATGCTTCAGATATCAAACACTGTACAGTTAAGTGCCAATCGTGATAATATTATTTACAAGCAAATGCTGGATGGAAAATGGAATAGATAAGCTGCATGCTTCTATAGCTCATATGTGACATCTAAGCACACTGATATACTGTAGTATATCTAAGATCCGAAAGGCCTCCCCCCTCCccttctctcctctttttcCTCTCTCTGCCTCTTAATTAAACCAAGTAGCGCTTGAAAACTGTTGATTTTGATGTATTAAGCCCCTTCTATTAGATTGATAGATATCTATGTTTGTCTTGTGCTTTTTAAACATTCAGCATCATCCAGATAGC
The genomic region above belongs to Arachis duranensis cultivar V14167 chromosome 3, aradu.V14167.gnm2.J7QH, whole genome shotgun sequence and contains:
- the LOC107476743 gene encoding membrane-associated 30 kDa protein, chloroplastic isoform X1; protein product: MASKLHIFTGLPPAPFHSSSSSSTSLTKKPPLTTSFFGNGVVKLRGVRVVKPLRSSCSTNGGGALGTRMNLFDRFARVVKSYANAIISTFEDPEKILEQAVLEMNDDLTKMRQATAQVLASQKRLENKYKAAEQASEEWYRKAQLALQKGEEDLAREALKRRKSYADNASSLKAQLDQQKSVVDNLVSNTRLLESKIQEARSKKDTLKARAQSAKTSTKVSEMLGNVNTSGALSAFEKMEEKVMAMESQAEALGQLTSDDLEGKFAMLESSSVDDDLANLKKELSVGSKKGELPPGRSSTTSANTGIPFRDVEIERELDQLRQRAKDF
- the LOC107476743 gene encoding membrane-associated 30 kDa protein, chloroplastic isoform X2; protein product: MQSYANAIISTFEDPEKILEQAVLEMNDDLTKMRQATAQVLASQKRLENKYKAAEQASEEWYRKAQLALQKGEEDLAREALKRRKSYADNASSLKAQLDQQKSVVDNLVSNTRLLESKIQEARSKKDTLKARAQSAKTSTKVSEMLGNVNTSGALSAFEKMEEKVMAMESQAEALGQLTSDDLEGKFAMLESSSVDDDLANLKKELSVGSKKGELPPGRSSTTSANTGIPFRDVEIERELDQLRQRAKDF